The following are from one region of the Vanessa atalanta chromosome 5, ilVanAtal1.2, whole genome shotgun sequence genome:
- the LOC125063964 gene encoding novel acetylcholine receptor chaperone isoform X1 yields the protein MGSSIVLKSLSILLGIFFIFVGITKLTPFISKELHKDLRKEYVRYAKVFPLTTMLDFKVPSKWYRRSVGGLEILFGLALAIIPSHRVKNTANVGLVLLMILAAYSHLMVGDPFDRCAPALVFFFMLSGRLVVWYQTSRREELEKAAATQNGNGLKKD from the exons atgggaTCATCTATCGTTCTTAAAAGTTTATCTATTCTTTtgggcattttttttattttcgttggcATAACCAAACTGACGCCTTTCATATCAAAGGAATTGCATAAAGATTTG AGAAAAGAATACGTAAGGTATGCCAAAGTTTTCCCATTAACGACAATGTTGGATTTCAAAGTACCATCTAAGTGGTATCGGAGGAGTGTCGGCGGGCTGGAAATTCTGTTTGGACTGGCGCTCGCTATTATACCTAGTC atAGAGTAAAGAACACTGCCAACGTGGGCCTGGTGCTGCTGATGATCCTGGCCGCATACTCGCACTTGATGGTCGGCGACCCCTTCGACCGGTGCGCTCCGGCTCTGGTGTTCTTCTTCATGCTCTCCGGACGTCTCGTGGTTTG GTACCAGACAAGTCGACGGGAGGAATTAGAAAAGGCAGCTGCGACTCAGAACGGAAACGGTCTTAAGAAGGACTAA
- the LOC125063964 gene encoding novel acetylcholine receptor chaperone isoform X2 produces the protein MGSSIVLKSLSILLGIFFIFVGITKLTPFISKELHKDLRKEYVRYAKVFPLTTMLDFKVPSKWYRRSVGGLEILFGLALAIIPSHRVKNTANVGLVLLMILAAYSHLMVGDPFDRCAPALVFFFMLSGRLVVW, from the exons atgggaTCATCTATCGTTCTTAAAAGTTTATCTATTCTTTtgggcattttttttattttcgttggcATAACCAAACTGACGCCTTTCATATCAAAGGAATTGCATAAAGATTTG AGAAAAGAATACGTAAGGTATGCCAAAGTTTTCCCATTAACGACAATGTTGGATTTCAAAGTACCATCTAAGTGGTATCGGAGGAGTGTCGGCGGGCTGGAAATTCTGTTTGGACTGGCGCTCGCTATTATACCTAGTC atAGAGTAAAGAACACTGCCAACGTGGGCCTGGTGCTGCTGATGATCCTGGCCGCATACTCGCACTTGATGGTCGGCGACCCCTTCGACCGGTGCGCTCCGGCTCTGGTGTTCTTCTTCATGCTCTCCGGACGTCTCGTGGTTTGGTGA
- the LOC125063963 gene encoding NADH-cytochrome b5 reductase-like, whose product MKPPIEPKKEDCCNSGCNPCIFDVFQRQLEQFKRSKEAGENINELNGISELEYTYFIVTDIIKLCDSQKILKFKLSNNKNNMKVRWNPGDHFLLKYICDENSSSCTRAYTPIKLKEHENEDFDFLIVIKKYINGLVSSHVYNLEIGATTMWRGPYGHYKIETNKYNRIIMIAQGTGIAPFLSIIDNILSNEDDMTKIFLYYCCKNIDEVLFRNELYQYNAYWNFSYKIFLGKFLGKSCSHLKYKEPIFVNKFDIKELDNLKPFLNNQFLVCGSDQFMKEYENILKNGNYTDSITLF is encoded by the coding sequence ATGAAACCACCTATTGAGCCAAAAAAGGAAGATTGTTGTAATAGTGGATGTAATCCATGTATATTTGATGTCTTTCAAAGACAGTTGGAGCAATTTAAAAGGAGTAAAGAAGCCGGTGAGAACATAAATGAATTGAATGGGATATCTGAGCTTGAgtacacatattttattgttactgaCATTATAAAATTGTGTGATTCTCAAAAAATTCTCAAATTTAagctatcaaataataaaaataatatgaaagtgcGATGGAACCCTGGTGAccattttcttttaaagtatatttgtgATGAAAATTCATCTTCATGTACAAGAGCATATACACCTATCAAGTTGAAAGAGCATGAAAATGAAgattttgattttcttattgtaattaaaaagtatataaatggaTTAGTATCAAGCcatgtttataatttagaaataggGGCAACGACGATGTGGAGAGGACCTTATGGCCATTACAAAATcgaaacaaacaaatacaatagaATCATAATGATTGCCCAAGGCACAGGAATAGCACCATTTCTATCTAttatagacaatattttaagtaatgaaGATGAtatgactaaaatatttttatattactgctgcaaaaatattgatgaagttttatttagaaatgagttatatcaatataatgcCTACTggaatttttcatataaaatatttttgggcaAATTCTTAGGAAAAAGTTGttctcatttaaaatacaaggaACCTATATTTGTAAACAAGTTTGATATAAAAGAATTAGACAATCTAAAACCATTCCTTAATAATCAATTTCTAGTTTGTGGCTCCGATCAATTTATGAAAGAGtatgaaaatattcttaaaaatggaaattatACAGATAGCATAACATTATTTTGA